The Oncorhynchus gorbuscha isolate QuinsamMale2020 ecotype Even-year unplaced genomic scaffold, OgorEven_v1.0 Un_scaffold_437, whole genome shotgun sequence genome includes a window with the following:
- the LOC124018217 gene encoding alpha-1,3-mannosyl-glycoprotein 4-beta-N-acetylglucosaminyltransferase C-like: protein MPLQTSSAYPRTSDSLSPEYLTIGLCSVSRPKGSYLISTLSSIFSRSSPAELNSMLVVVLLTDFDAQWRATTLGEIKANFPSQLKANLLLVVHVPKQYYPPITGLKRNFDDKADRVTFRSKQNVDYSFLVQFCTGRSLHYLQLEDDVSCSHHFLSAIRGRVQKMEVPWATLEFSALGYIGKLYHSEHLPLLSRFLFLFYQEMPCDFLFSHFRVLLTQSEVIRFTPSLFQHTGSYSSFLGTFNKLKDDDYEDLYTNPAADVYSDIPVYKEHVAAMAWSPGTGTFFWGRSPTSGNHLTVTFKHPVVVTSITVVTGSAEGRDRLASATVELGLHPVTEKTGSGTTCQQFYNVGDLQGGRMDMTDVHKKRFGHASSCLKIRVTAKQNDWVIIKKIRITTKDE, encoded by the exons ctctctctctccagagtacctgaccaTCGGGCTGTGCTCGGTGAGTCGTCCTAAAGGCAGCTATCTGATCTCCACCTTGTCCTCCATCTTCTCCCGCTCCTCCCCGGCAGAGCTAAACTCCATGTTGGTGGTGGTACTGCTGACAGACTTCGATGCCCAATGGAGAGCGACCACGCTGGGGGAGATTAAAGCTAACTTCCCCTCCCAGCTGAAGGCAAACCTGCTCCTGGTGGTACATGTCCCCAAGCAGTACTACCCACCAATAACAG GCCTGAAAAGGAACTTTGATGACAAGGCTGACCGTGTGACGTTCCGCTCCAAACAGAACGTTGACTATAGCTTCCTGGTTCAGTTCTGCACTGGGCGGAGCCTGCACTACCTGCAGCTGGAGGACGATGTCTCCTGCTCGCATCACTTCCTGTCCGCCATCAGAGGGCGTGTCCAGAAAATGGAAGTGCCCTGGGCAACGTTAGAGTTCTCAGCGCTGGGCTACATTGGGAAGCTGTACCACTCagaacacctccccctcctctcacgcttcctcttcctgttctacCAGGAAATGCCCTGCGACTTCCTGTTCAGTCACTTCCGGGTGCTTTTGACGCAGAGCGAGGTGATCCGCTTCACACCCTCACTGTTTCAACACACAGGCTCATACTCGTCCttcctggggaccttcaacaAGCTGAAGGATGACGACTACGAGGATCTCTACACCAACCCTGCTGCTGATGTCTATAGTGACATACcag tctataagGAGCATGTGGCGGCCATGGCCTGGTCTCCTGGTACTGGAACCTTCTTCTGGGGGCGGAGTCCCACTTCAGGGAACCACCTAACCGTCACCTTCAAACATCCTGTTGTGGTTACCTCCATTACCGTGGTGACTGGTTCAGCAGAGGGTCGTGATCGGTTGGCATCTGCGACCGTAGAACTGGGTCTCCACCCGGTAACCGAGAAGACTGGGTCGGGGACAACATGCCAACAGTTCTATAACGTGGGGGATCTGCAGGGAGGCAGGATGGACATGACGGACGTACACAAGAAGAGATTTGGCCACGCCTCTTCCTGTCTGAAGATAAGAGTCACAGCCAAACAGAATGACTGGGTTATCATCAAGAAGATCAGGATTACAACAAAGGACGAATGA